The following are encoded in a window of Anopheles gambiae chromosome X, idAnoGambNW_F1_1, whole genome shotgun sequence genomic DNA:
- the LOC4397779 gene encoding uncharacterized protein LOC4397779 has protein sequence MERKATLTHVYVGNLAPNVNDQLLRRYLSKAGTVISAKIARNAMTGESLLYGSAVFATTRDVQNVIRRLNGKVFHNKPLLVCSYGDCSSELHHYQRTVVIGNKEQYLTHRAICKRFAPYGRVLLCMQPKIRHHPSNAVVVLLESAEVASLVMKTRHGCWFVKPYREQMKQVRWGMETSELEPKRNPSHGATSSERKVRGARSDEPRPSQAVIPKLNVTTRQQAGRFGRKASKAPWNKDDDAMFENFGNLVVNDDVFQ, from the coding sequence ATGGAGCGAAAAGCTACCCTCACGCACGTGTACGTCGGAAATCTGGCGCCCAACGTAAACGACCAGCTGCTACGCCGCTACCTTTCGAAGGCCGGGACCGTAATCTCAGCGAAGATCGCACGAAATGCAATGACTGGAGAGTCCTTGTTGTACGGCTCGGCCGTGTTCGCGACCACTCGGGACGTCCAAAATGTGATCCGCCGACTGAACGGAAAGGTGTTCCACAACAAGCCGCTGCTGGTGTGCTCGTATGGGGACTGTTCGAGCGAGCTGCACCACTACCAACGCACTGTCGTAATCGGCAACAAGGAGCAGTACCTAACGCATCGCGCCATTTGCAAGCGGTTCGCACCGTACGGCCGAGTTCTGTTGTGCATGCAGCCCAAGATCCGGCACCATCCGTCCAACGCTGTGGTCGTACTGTTAGAATCAGCGGAGGTGGCCAGTCTTGTTATGAAGACCCGCCACGGCTGCTGGTTTGTCAAACCATACAGAGAACAAATGAAGCAGGTTCGCTGGGGAATGGAGACATCCGAGCTCGAGCCCAAGCGGAATCCCTCGCATGGTGCTACCAGCAGTGAAAGAAAAGTACGTGGCGCTCGATCGGACGAACCGAGGCCAAGTCAGGCTGTTATACCCAAACTCAACGTCACTACCAGACAACAGGCCGGGCGTTTTGGTCGCAAAGCTTCCAAAGCTCCTTGGAATAAAGATGACGATGCAATGTTTGAAAACTTTGGAAATCTGGTTGTCAACGATGATGTAttccaataa